CTCTAGAATGGGACGTCGTCGTCGCCCTCGGCGGCAGGAGGCTCCGCCTCCGTCGCCACCGCCTCCGCCCCGGGAGCCTTGCGGTCCAGGAAGCGCACGGCGTCGGCCACCACCTCGGCGACCTTGCGCTTCTGCCCGTCCTGAGTCTCGTAAGACCGGATCTGCAGGCGACCCTCCACCGCCACCAGCCGCCCCTTGCTGAGGTGCTGGCTCACCTGCTCGGCCAGCCGCCGCCAGGCCACCACGTCGATGAAGTCGGTGCCGCGCTCGCCCTGCTGGTTGACGAACGGCCGGTCCACGGCCAGGGTGAAGCTGGCCACCGGCTGCCCGCTGGGGACGTAGCGCAGCTCCGGGTCACGGGTCAGCCGACCGATGAGAATGATGCGGTTGTACACGCCTGCCTACGCCTCCGCCGGCTGGGCGGCCCGCGCGCCCGCCGCAGCCGCCTCGGGGACCTTGCCCACCGCGGCGGTGACCATGGCGCGCAGCACGTCCTCGGTCAGCGCGACCGCCCGCTTGATCTCGGCCACCTTCTGCGGGTCCAGGGAGAAGCGGACGTGCACGTACACGCCCTCCCGGTACCGGCGGATGGGGTACGCCATCTTGCGCTTGCCCCAGACGTCGGTGGCCTCCACCTGCCCGCCGTGCTCCTGGATCCGCTGGGCGATGCGGTCCATCACCGCCCGCTGCGCATCCGGCTCCAGGTCTGGCCGGATGATGTACACGAGGTCATAACTCTTCACGCCGCTCCTCCGGGAAGGCGCCCCCGCCGGTGCAGGGGCTGTCTGAGCCAACCGATTATAGCACCCGCCCGGCGGGCGGGGGAATAGCCGCCCCGGCAGGGGACGCTGCGCGGGCCTCGCCGTCAGACCGCAAACCGGAACAGGATCACGTCCCCGTCGCGCACCACGTAGGACCGGCCTTCCAGGCGCACCAGACCCCGCTCCCGCGCCGCCGGCAGAGACCCGGCGGCCACCAGTTCGTCCCAGCCCACCACCTCGGCGCGGATGAACCCCCGCTCCATGTCGGAGTGGATGCGCCCGGCCGCCTGCGGCGCGGTGGTCCCCGCCGGCACCGGCCAGGCCCGGACCTCGTGGGAGGCGGTGGTGAAGAACGTCACCAGCCCCAGCAGGCGGTAGGCCACCCGGACGAGCTGCTGGAGGCCCGGCTCCGTGACCCCGTACGCCGCCAGGACCTGCGCGGCCTCGTCGGCGGCCAGGGCGGCCGCCTCCATCTCCAGCCGCGCCGACAGGACCACCACCGGAGCCTCCTGCTCCTGGGCGTACCGCCGCACGGGGTCCGCGCTGGGAGCGTCGGGCAGGTCGTCGTCGGCCACGTTGGCCACATACACCACCGGCTTGGCGGTGAGCAGCCGCAGCGGCCGCAGGACCTCGTCCCGGCGGGGGTCGGGAGGCAGCCGCCGGATCGGCACGCCCCGCTGAAGGGCGTCCCGCACCTGCTCCAGCACCTCCGCGGCCGCACCCGCCGCCGGATCGCGCAGGCGCGCACGCGACCGCACCCTCTCCCACTCCCGCTCCACGGTGGCGAGGTCGGCCAGGGCCAGCTCCAGGTCCACGACCTCCAGGTCCCGCCGGGGATCCGGCGCGCCGTCCACGTGGGGGACGTCGGGGGCGGCAAAGCACCGCACCACGTGGGCCAGAGCGTCCACGTCGCGGATGTGGGCCAGGAACTGGTTGCCCAGACCCTCGCCACGGTGCGCGCCCCGCACCAGGCCCGCGATGTCCACCACCTCCACGGTGGCCGGCACCACCCGCGCGGGGCGCGTGACGGCCGCGATGGCTTCCAGCCGCGGGTCGGGCACCGGCACCACGCCGCGGTGGGGCTCGACGGTGGTGAACGGGTAGGGGGCCACGGCGACGGCGGCCCGCGTGAGGGCCACAAAGAGGCTGGACTTGCCGGCGTTGGGCAGGCCCACCAGACCCACCGACAGGCCCATGGTCAGGGTGAGGGCATCCGCGGCCGGACGTCCGCCCGGGCCACCCTCAGCCGCGCACCTGCCCGGCCGCGGGTCGGACCACGTGCACCCGGTTGCCTCCCGAGCGCTTGGCGCTGTACTGGGCGCGGTCCACGGCGTCCACCAGGCTGTCCACGGTGGCGCCGTCCTCGGGGCTGGCCGCCACCCCCACGCTGAGGGTCACCGGCGCA
This window of the Armatimonadota bacterium genome carries:
- the ssb gene encoding single-stranded DNA-binding protein is translated as MYNRIILIGRLTRDPELRYVPSGQPVASFTLAVDRPFVNQQGERGTDFIDVVAWRRLAEQVSQHLSKGRLVAVEGRLQIRSYETQDGQKRKVAEVVADAVRFLDRKAPGAEAVATEAEPPAAEGDDDVPF
- the rpsF gene encoding 30S ribosomal protein S6, with the protein product MKSYDLVYIIRPDLEPDAQRAVMDRIAQRIQEHGGQVEATDVWGKRKMAYPIRRYREGVYVHVRFSLDPQKVAEIKRAVALTEDVLRAMVTAAVGKVPEAAAAGARAAQPAEA
- the ychF gene encoding redox-regulated ATPase YchF → MGLSVGLVGLPNAGKSSLFVALTRAAVAVAPYPFTTVEPHRGVVPVPDPRLEAIAAVTRPARVVPATVEVVDIAGLVRGAHRGEGLGNQFLAHIRDVDALAHVVRCFAAPDVPHVDGAPDPRRDLEVVDLELALADLATVEREWERVRSRARLRDPAAGAAAEVLEQVRDALQRGVPIRRLPPDPRRDEVLRPLRLLTAKPVVYVANVADDDLPDAPSADPVRRYAQEQEAPVVVLSARLEMEAAALAADEAAQVLAAYGVTEPGLQQLVRVAYRLLGLVTFFTTASHEVRAWPVPAGTTAPQAAGRIHSDMERGFIRAEVVGWDELVAAGSLPAARERGLVRLEGRSYVVRDGDVILFRFAV